The Alphaproteobacteria bacterium genome includes a window with the following:
- the infB gene encoding translation initiation factor IF-2, with amino-acid sequence MSKTTDQGEKKTLTLSKKLDAKKVVESDQVRQSFSHGRSKTVAVEVKRKRVPMPGDIVEEKPVETPLPEVAQQAPTEPQKSTTSAKSLTEDELVNRIKVVQEALKAGAMESEERSRREAEEAEWRRQMDELKKNRQQEEQSRKDAKQLSDQPEASPSETIQPDQTPTKLDTHHGEERPHVSPSAKALSDDEDEEGSSRRKAGTRGVEAKKIATPVAKKEFEQPRKLNRQTITRALSGEEESRGRSLASLRRARQKQKQSMEQTEQIKVVREVIIPDIITVSELANRMAVRGADVIKSLMKLGMMVTINQPIDADTAELLCSEFGHKFKRISESDIELGLRGEEDTGENMIHRAPVVTVMGHVDHGKTSLLDALRKTDVVAGEAGGITQHIGAYQVTLKSGQKITFIDTPGHAAFTEMRARGANVTDIVVLVVAADDGIMEQTIEAIHHAKAAKVPMVVAINKMDKPDASPERVRSELLQHEVVLEEFGGEVLSVEVSAKKLLNLDLLEEKILLQAEVLDLKSNPNRPAEGVVIEAQIDKGRGTVATILIQRGTLRIGDIFVAGTEWGRVRALVNDHGHKIELVTPAMPAEVVGFNGVPAAGDEFFVVETEARAREVAEFRQRRERDAKAAASARSSMEQMMTQIAAGEVRELPLVIKSDVQGSLEAIQASLAKLSTNEVNVRVLHGGVGGINESDITLARASNGIVIGFNVRTNPQARELAKRDTVEIRYYSIIYDVIDDMKALMSGLLAPTLREKFLGFVEIRQVFSISKIGKVAGCYVTEGVVKRGAKIRLLRDSVVIHEGELASLKRFKDEVKEVKESYECGIVLENYNDIQEKDVLECYEIESIARQI; translated from the coding sequence ATGAGTAAAACGACCGACCAGGGTGAAAAAAAGACCCTGACGTTGAGTAAAAAGCTAGATGCAAAAAAGGTCGTTGAGTCAGATCAAGTTCGACAGAGCTTCTCCCATGGCCGCTCAAAGACTGTAGCCGTTGAGGTTAAGCGCAAACGTGTGCCCATGCCGGGTGATATTGTTGAGGAAAAACCTGTTGAGACACCCTTGCCCGAAGTTGCCCAACAAGCTCCCACGGAGCCTCAAAAATCCACAACATCTGCTAAAAGCCTCACAGAAGATGAGCTTGTTAATCGCATTAAGGTTGTCCAAGAAGCGTTAAAAGCAGGCGCGATGGAATCCGAAGAGCGCTCCCGCCGTGAGGCAGAAGAAGCCGAGTGGCGCCGCCAAATGGACGAGCTTAAGAAAAATCGCCAGCAGGAAGAACAAAGCCGTAAAGACGCCAAACAGCTAAGCGATCAACCAGAAGCAAGCCCCTCTGAAACCATACAACCTGACCAAACACCTACGAAACTGGATACACATCATGGTGAGGAAAGACCCCACGTTTCTCCATCTGCAAAAGCACTCTCTGACGACGAAGATGAAGAAGGGAGCAGCCGCAGAAAAGCTGGCACTCGTGGAGTAGAAGCAAAAAAGATCGCCACTCCTGTTGCTAAGAAGGAATTCGAACAACCTCGCAAATTGAACCGCCAGACGATTACCAGGGCCTTATCGGGTGAAGAAGAAAGCCGTGGTCGTTCTTTAGCTTCTTTGCGTCGTGCCCGTCAAAAGCAAAAGCAAAGCATGGAGCAAACCGAACAAATTAAAGTTGTTCGGGAAGTCATTATCCCCGATATCATCACGGTGAGTGAACTTGCGAATCGTATGGCTGTGCGAGGAGCAGACGTTATTAAATCCCTCATGAAATTAGGGATGATGGTTACCATTAATCAACCCATAGATGCAGACACTGCCGAACTCCTGTGTAGTGAATTCGGCCATAAATTCAAACGCATTTCTGAATCAGATATTGAGCTTGGATTACGCGGTGAAGAGGATACGGGCGAAAATATGATTCATCGCGCCCCGGTTGTCACTGTTATGGGCCACGTGGATCATGGTAAAACCTCCCTTCTTGATGCTTTGCGTAAAACAGACGTTGTGGCTGGTGAAGCCGGAGGTATTACGCAACACATTGGGGCGTATCAGGTAACCTTGAAATCCGGCCAAAAGATCACCTTTATTGACACTCCAGGCCACGCTGCCTTTACAGAAATGCGCGCCAGAGGTGCCAACGTTACTGACATTGTTGTGCTTGTTGTTGCTGCTGATGACGGCATCATGGAACAAACAATAGAAGCCATCCACCATGCGAAGGCCGCAAAAGTCCCCATGGTTGTTGCTATCAACAAAATGGATAAACCAGATGCAAGCCCAGAACGCGTGCGGTCCGAACTGTTACAGCATGAAGTTGTTCTTGAAGAATTTGGGGGAGAGGTTCTCTCTGTCGAAGTTTCGGCTAAGAAATTGCTCAATCTCGATTTATTGGAAGAAAAGATCTTACTGCAAGCCGAAGTTTTGGATTTGAAATCAAACCCGAATCGCCCCGCAGAAGGGGTTGTCATTGAAGCCCAAATCGACAAAGGACGCGGTACCGTTGCCACAATCCTCATTCAGCGCGGTACCTTAAGAATTGGGGATATCTTTGTTGCAGGTACGGAATGGGGCCGTGTCCGCGCTCTTGTCAATGATCATGGACACAAAATTGAGCTTGTAACACCCGCAATGCCCGCTGAAGTCGTTGGGTTTAATGGTGTGCCTGCCGCCGGTGATGAGTTCTTTGTGGTTGAAACCGAAGCCCGCGCCCGCGAAGTTGCTGAATTCCGTCAGCGTCGGGAACGCGATGCAAAAGCTGCTGCATCAGCACGCAGTTCCATGGAACAAATGATGACGCAGATTGCGGCCGGAGAGGTTCGCGAACTCCCTCTCGTCATCAAATCAGACGTTCAAGGATCTTTAGAAGCCATTCAAGCCAGTTTAGCCAAGTTGTCAACGAATGAAGTGAACGTTCGCGTTCTTCACGGCGGTGTCGGTGGCATTAATGAAAGTGACATCACGCTCGCTCGCGCCTCTAACGGCATCGTTATTGGGTTCAATGTGCGCACCAACCCACAAGCCCGTGAACTCGCCAAACGCGACACCGTTGAGATTCGTTACTATTCAATTATTTATGATGTCATTGATGATATGAAAGCATTGATGAGTGGCCTCCTTGCGCCGACATTACGCGAGAAGTTCTTGGGCTTTGTTGAAATTCGCCAAGTCTTTAGCATCAGTAAAATTGGCAAAGTTGCCGGGTGCTATGTCACCGAGGGCGTTGTCAAACGCGGCGCTAAGATCCGCCTCTTGCGCGATAGCGTGGTCATTCATGAAGGGGAGCTGGCATCCCTGAAGCGCTTCAAAGACGAAGTCAAAGAAGTCAAAGAATCTTATGAATGCGGTATCGTATTAGAAAATTACAACGATATTCAAGAAAAAGACGTTCTTGAGTGTTATGAGATAGAGAGCATTGCCCGCCAGATTTAG
- the rbfA gene encoding 30S ribosome-binding factor RbfA, with protein MTKRHDDELFTPKKAPKHRQLRMGEEVRHVLSTLFLRAKFPEPGLPTTVTITQVQLSPDLQNATVFVMPLGGLYREEVLAYLKEHTGYIRHQLGKELKSKFTPALRFRLDESFDQAERIEKLLKEDKER; from the coding sequence ATGACAAAACGACACGACGACGAACTCTTTACCCCCAAAAAGGCACCCAAACACCGTCAGCTTCGGATGGGTGAAGAAGTGCGTCATGTGCTGTCAACCTTGTTTTTACGCGCGAAATTCCCAGAACCAGGCTTGCCCACAACCGTTACCATCACGCAAGTCCAACTGTCTCCCGATTTACAAAATGCAACCGTATTTGTCATGCCTTTAGGCGGTCTCTATCGTGAAGAAGTTTTGGCTTACCTGAAAGAACATACCGGATACATCCGTCACCAATTGGGTAAAGAACTCAAGTCGAAATTCACCCCTGCGTTACGCTTTCGCCTCGATGAATCCTTTGATCAAGCAGAGCGCATCGAAAAGCTCTTGAAAGAAGATAAAGAGCGGTAG
- a CDS encoding MFS transporter, with protein MSKPLFKTVVTSMMGNIFEFYDFILFAYFAPIIGKLFFPSADETTELIKAFGVFAVGFFVRPLGGVIFGHIGDKVGRKQALVLTIWMMAIPTAVIGLLPTYEEIGIAASIMLIIMRMFQGFSMGGNYGGSITFTTEHSDPKRRGLIGSFAITSCLVGILLGSATAMLFSYALGEDALNAWGWRIPFLLGIFICFVGYYLRQQIPESPEYLGIKKSGKVSQHPAKEVFAKHGKALTIVVLAVGLHDLSFYMLFTYMPTFMTTQLNIGESMAFTINTINLFLVCVFTVLGAWLSDIIGRKKVMAGAAAIFVVGTIPLFFLMNSTSNMMTIFWAQLVFAIAAGGYFGPTAAMMVEAFPTAIRYSAIAITTNISGPLFGGTVGVIVTYLIDRTGSKMVPAVYLTVIAVMSIIALRFIRIHKELNFKE; from the coding sequence ATGTCTAAGCCTTTATTTAAGACCGTTGTTACCAGCATGATGGGGAACATTTTTGAATTTTATGATTTTATTTTATTTGCGTATTTTGCGCCTATTATTGGGAAGCTCTTTTTCCCGTCGGCCGATGAAACCACGGAGCTGATCAAAGCGTTCGGTGTTTTTGCGGTCGGATTCTTTGTTCGCCCCCTTGGCGGCGTCATTTTTGGTCACATTGGGGACAAAGTAGGGCGCAAACAGGCTCTGGTTTTGACCATCTGGATGATGGCCATCCCAACGGCTGTGATTGGATTGCTGCCAACCTATGAGGAAATTGGGATAGCAGCTTCTATTATGCTGATTATTATGAGAATGTTTCAAGGTTTTTCCATGGGTGGGAACTACGGGGGCTCGATCACTTTCACCACAGAGCACTCAGATCCCAAACGTCGTGGACTGATCGGCAGCTTTGCGATTACCAGCTGTTTGGTGGGTATATTGTTGGGCTCTGCTACAGCAATGTTGTTTTCCTATGCATTGGGAGAAGATGCCTTGAACGCTTGGGGCTGGCGGATTCCCTTCTTGTTAGGGATTTTCATCTGTTTCGTGGGCTATTATTTGCGTCAACAAATACCCGAATCTCCTGAATATTTGGGCATTAAAAAGTCGGGCAAGGTCTCTCAACATCCGGCCAAAGAAGTCTTTGCCAAGCACGGGAAAGCGTTGACGATTGTGGTGTTGGCTGTAGGCTTGCATGATTTGAGCTTTTACATGTTGTTCACGTATATGCCCACATTTATGACAACACAGTTGAACATTGGGGAAAGCATGGCCTTTACCATCAACACCATCAACCTATTTCTTGTGTGTGTATTCACGGTTTTAGGGGCGTGGCTGTCGGATATCATCGGTCGGAAAAAGGTCATGGCTGGTGCTGCTGCCATCTTTGTTGTGGGAACGATTCCGTTGTTTTTCCTGATGAATAGCACGTCAAATATGATGACCATATTTTGGGCGCAGCTTGTCTTTGCGATTGCGGCGGGTGGATACTTTGGACCTACCGCTGCGATGATGGTTGAGGCCTTTCCAACAGCTATCCGCTATTCCGCCATTGCGATTACGACCAATATCAGCGGGCCCTTATTTGGGGGAACCGTTGGGGTGATTGTGACCTACCTTATTGATCGAACAGGATCCAAGATGGTTCCTGCGGTATATTTGACGGTGATTGCTGTGATGTCGATCATTGCTTTGAGGTTTATTCGCATTCATAAAGAACTCAACTTTAAGGAGTAG
- a CDS encoding queuosine precursor transporter — translation MSASDKTYTTLCALFSVLVVMSNLIYQKFVHIPFTSLELSAGTVLYPLSFLVTALVTEFFGKDRARYSVKLAIGMSLFIAVAIAFMDALPATSWSKIDNHTFNKVFGLYNVAFIGSLMACYITQVFDIYVYLWVRKLTGDKWLWLRNNTSTAISLLLDTTIVISFMSFFGVLPIERMGALIGNSFLFKLFFTLCSTPLFYGGYYLIQYVLGSDHKPNELDKAIETAVA, via the coding sequence ATGTCTGCTTCGGATAAAACCTACACAACGCTATGTGCTCTCTTTTCCGTGCTTGTTGTCATGAGCAACTTGATATACCAAAAGTTCGTTCATATTCCCTTCACAAGCCTGGAGTTATCCGCCGGGACCGTGTTATATCCCCTAAGCTTCTTGGTGACTGCCCTTGTTACAGAATTCTTTGGCAAGGATAGAGCCCGATATTCCGTCAAGCTTGCAATTGGCATGAGTCTATTTATTGCGGTTGCGATTGCGTTTATGGATGCGCTGCCTGCCACGTCCTGGTCCAAAATTGATAATCATACCTTTAACAAGGTATTTGGCCTTTACAATGTGGCGTTTATTGGATCTCTTATGGCCTGTTACATCACTCAAGTTTTTGATATATATGTTTATTTATGGGTTCGAAAGCTCACGGGCGACAAATGGTTGTGGCTTCGAAACAATACCTCCACAGCGATTTCATTGTTGTTGGATACGACCATTGTCATCAGTTTCATGAGTTTCTTTGGTGTTCTCCCCATTGAACGTATGGGCGCGCTCATTGGCAACTCTTTCCTATTCAAGCTTTTCTTCACCCTGTGCAGCACACCTTTGTTTTATGGTGGCTATTACCTCATTCAATATGTGTTGGGAAGTGACCATAAGCCGAATGAGTTGGATAAGGCTATCGAAACAGCTGTTGCGTGA
- a CDS encoding PBP1A family penicillin-binding protein yields MARQPSTLFGFERPTLSWGEGESHSHDSGKPKRKSGGRGGGGRKPPSKKRRKVSIKWVIFRLMLTMGIWIMCLGGLGILWFSYDLPDIGRLQTTARRPSVTIMTQDGTVIGTYGDLYEDMIRVQELSPYIPQALMAIEDRRFYSHFGVDVIGLVRAAYTNYRADRVVQGGSTITQQLAKNFLMTQGMYNTNDRSLRRKIQEAIMAVWLEWHFTKDQIMTIYLNRVYFGAGTYGVDAAAHKYFKKSARQLTVYEAAVIAGLLKAPSRYSPTAHPERSRARAKVVLDQMQEAGYIRSADEYMRQADAHMAETAKSGKGYQFFADWVYDSISNYVTILDKDLVVVTTLNLPMQQKAEESAINLLEDMGKELKTSEIAMVVMTPNGAVQAMVGGKSYQGSQFNRVTQALRQSGSSWKMFVYLAALEYGMSPETRVSDEPVTIGPWTAKNFGKHQYRYLEGEDYSLKEALAKSINTCTIRIAQQIGTKRIIEVARRLGINGRIVPDLSMAIGTTEVTLLDLTAAFATFANNGNSVWPYGILLIKDKAGMILYQRQAEVGSPVVDAKYVRQMNEMLTGVVNNGTGRGAKMSFPVAGKTGSNGDLDANFIGYTPDLVAGVWTGNDNNALMAKKSTGARLPLKVWSRFMKSVYGEEGKPEGELTVDNADTETEETDSRVEYDEISEDGLIAPAPIPNVESEDEFERLVNQVAG; encoded by the coding sequence GTGGCGAGACAACCTTCTACTCTGTTTGGTTTTGAACGTCCCACCCTATCGTGGGGAGAGGGGGAGTCTCATTCTCATGATTCTGGCAAACCAAAGCGTAAATCAGGTGGCCGGGGTGGTGGTGGCCGGAAACCGCCCTCCAAAAAGCGCCGTAAAGTTTCAATAAAATGGGTCATATTTCGTCTCATGTTGACCATGGGCATTTGGATCATGTGCTTAGGGGGCCTCGGCATTCTTTGGTTCAGTTATGACTTACCTGACATAGGTCGTCTTCAAACAACAGCACGACGTCCAAGTGTTACTATTATGACGCAAGACGGAACGGTGATCGGAACTTATGGCGATCTCTATGAGGACATGATTCGTGTTCAAGAGCTTTCGCCCTACATTCCCCAAGCCCTTATGGCCATTGAGGATCGTCGCTTTTATAGTCACTTTGGTGTCGATGTTATTGGTTTGGTTCGGGCAGCTTATACGAACTATCGTGCGGATCGTGTTGTTCAAGGTGGCTCTACGATCACACAGCAGTTGGCCAAGAATTTCCTGATGACACAAGGCATGTATAATACCAACGATCGTTCCTTGCGTCGGAAAATTCAGGAAGCCATCATGGCCGTATGGCTAGAGTGGCACTTCACAAAAGATCAGATAATGACGATATATCTGAATCGCGTCTATTTTGGAGCCGGCACCTATGGGGTGGATGCCGCTGCCCACAAGTATTTTAAAAAATCGGCTCGTCAGCTGACTGTTTACGAGGCCGCTGTCATAGCGGGCCTGCTCAAAGCACCCTCTCGATACTCTCCAACAGCCCATCCTGAGCGCTCTCGAGCTCGCGCAAAAGTCGTTCTCGACCAAATGCAAGAGGCTGGTTACATACGTTCTGCAGATGAATATATGCGTCAAGCGGATGCTCATATGGCAGAAACGGCTAAGTCGGGGAAGGGATATCAATTCTTTGCTGACTGGGTTTACGATTCGATTTCCAACTACGTGACCATCTTGGATAAGGATTTGGTAGTGGTGACCACCCTTAATTTGCCCATGCAACAGAAAGCGGAAGAATCTGCTATTAACTTGCTTGAAGACATGGGGAAAGAGTTGAAAACCAGCGAAATCGCTATGGTTGTGATGACCCCAAATGGTGCGGTTCAGGCGATGGTGGGTGGTAAAAGTTATCAAGGGAGCCAATTTAACAGGGTAACGCAAGCTTTAAGACAATCTGGATCCTCTTGGAAAATGTTTGTATATCTTGCTGCTCTCGAATATGGAATGAGCCCAGAGACCCGCGTTTCCGATGAACCCGTTACGATTGGACCTTGGACCGCTAAAAACTTTGGCAAACATCAATATCGCTATTTAGAAGGGGAAGACTATAGCCTTAAAGAGGCTTTAGCAAAGTCTATCAACACCTGTACGATTCGCATTGCCCAACAAATTGGAACAAAGCGCATTATTGAAGTTGCCAGGCGATTGGGAATTAACGGCAGAATTGTTCCAGACCTCAGCATGGCCATTGGGACCACGGAAGTGACCCTTCTAGACCTCACAGCTGCCTTTGCAACTTTTGCGAATAATGGGAATAGTGTATGGCCCTATGGAATTTTGCTGATTAAAGACAAGGCTGGAATGATCCTTTATCAGCGCCAAGCGGAAGTCGGCAGCCCTGTGGTTGATGCCAAGTATGTCCGTCAAATGAATGAAATGCTCACCGGCGTGGTTAACAATGGTACAGGACGTGGGGCGAAGATGTCCTTTCCCGTTGCTGGAAAAACCGGCAGTAACGGTGACTTAGATGCCAACTTTATTGGGTACACCCCCGATCTTGTCGCTGGCGTTTGGACAGGAAATGATAACAACGCCCTTATGGCTAAAAAATCAACGGGGGCACGTTTGCCCTTGAAAGTTTGGTCGAGATTCATGAAGTCTGTTTATGGGGAAGAAGGTAAACCGGAAGGGGAGCTCACCGTCGATAATGCTGATACTGAGACGGAAGAGACGGACAGCCGCGTTGAGTATGATGAAATCTCTGAAGATGGGCTTATTGCACCGGCCCCAATCCCTAACGTTGAGTCTGAGGATGAATTTGAACGATTGGTGAACCAAGTCGCTGGATAA